The sequence CTAACAAAATGCAGTGCATGTAATCGATGCTCATACCTGCAATAAAATTGTACTCTGGAATGCAACAGAGCCATGATGGTCCTTTAAATCCATAAATCTATGATAATTAAGTTTCAATATGTTACTGAATATTTGTGTGGTTAAGCTTACTGTAGAATTAGATGAAGAAGCTTCTTCCATTTgctgtacagtttgtgtaaGCTTTCTCTTTGGCCCTGTTGGGTTTTcttgtatgtatttgtatacatgAGTAAAGCTCCGTTCTGCTATATGATAAGTTTCACCTAAATCAGAATAAATTTGTTATGTGGTTAATAACATTAATTAATACCACACCACAGCTATTAGCTTGCCTGATTATACAAAATATATGTGGTACTTCTAGGTTATTGTTCAACTGAACTGTGTGACCAAGGAAGCTATGTATATTATACTTAATGGTTTGTGCACCATAAACTATCATAGGGTGAGGAATACTCACCAACTCTTAGATAGTTGCTTGATTACCATATTAATTAACTGGaagtttaaaattttatttggcAAGTGTAGCCACAAGCTAGAGTATAGTACATCaataccacagtttgccatgGTAGCTGCACCATTTCATGGCAGTTTTATACGAtatagtacatacatacgtGCGTATATCCTACACCTCCACTTACAGGAGGGAGTTGAAAATGCTGATACAGGTTTAAAAATAGAAAATCAAGAAAATTACAGCAGTAGGCTATTGTGTAAAACATACCAGGTTGCAAGCAAAAGCAACAACTGTAAAATCCATTAAAATTGATCATGTTTAAAATCATAGCTCTTGCTGGCAAATCACAAGTGGTGCATAGCAAGACAGCACGGCACAGAACAGTCGATGTGTCTGGAAGTGTTACTGTTACACCTATAATACACATAGATATGTAATTAAACAGAATATAAGTGAGTAAAATGATTAAGTCAATCATGCAGCATAACCTACCCTCATCATACAGCTGCTTCAGTATGTTGGCTAGTGGTTCCATAAAAAGACCCATATCAGGTTTTGCTGTTCCATACCAAAGACCAGCTAAAATAAGATTTTCTTTTGCAATTCTGCATATGAAGAAAAACTTATAAtaattgtatacatacatatgtgcatCTCATTAAATATCTATATACGTACATAGAATGTTTTAACAATTACCTCATGTTAAATGGCAGCTCATTGATTATTAAGTAGATAGGCCAAAAAGAATAGTTTGATGACCTAAACACTGGTATGCCATCTGTGTTCAGAATCAAGGAAATGTTGTTCCTGTTGTTTAGAATTCCAGAAGTAAAATGGTATTGATAAAGCTTCCCACTGTATACATCAGTGTAatacaggcctgccaactctcacgggtttaccgtgagtctcacggtttcactaccctgctcaagggcagcagatcgaatctcacggtttttgagaaaagtcgagacctttttttttttttttggtctcagcatagcatctaccagttttttttactacacactgcaatactacaataaaggtacagaaatctcaagatttttttactttccaggttggcaggcctggtAATATCCATCCAGATGATTTCTTAAGTGGTATCGCTCATGAATTGTGTGATATGTTTTATCACCTGCAAATTAATGTAGTACATGCGTACATAAATGCACCTACATTGAAAATAATTTTCTCCTAAACTAATTAAACTAAGTACACAGGTTACCATATATGCAGTTcagctttagccattattgatgggtggggtctattcgccggaacggaacggaacggaacggaacggaatgatggactaaactgcggaacggaatgctttctcagattgaagcttgcagcttaccattgctgtacaagttatcagtggcacttccagcaggtaatcaaacgtaccccaagaaagataaaacgaatttaaggatcgattgtgggttcttgttggttgtcattagtaacgaagtactaattgtgggaatggCTGACTCAgcgtgttcatcttcggatatatcaagtagggaacttaatgcatgacttgtttttactagtatgtgagttatttttactaacttgactttagaatgtacagtctgaggcccagcctttctaatcggcataaatcagtatgtgtatagctacactacaaaggaaacaagtatggtgacaagctgaatcaactcagtctaagcagaatctaaaggaattttgtgcagtgtgtgaggagcaaacattcagatacctcaaggaggctatattgtgtgaacatcaatgattcattaacagagtagtggactattgtcagatatctcagcctgagtgctgagttgaattctggatggggtctattttacagaatggaatgctttctgaatcaacttgcagcttggctagctgctatcattgctgaaattgcattttatcagtggaacctccaggaaaatggaataggataattataaaacattaattaagtgattgtttactgaggtaatcatgactttattcagtctaataaacagaatatatggttgattgagtgaggtatcactttcagaatgttcagacaaccagtgatgagatgcatggattcatcgaatttttgttgtggttggagacattaaatatccaaaagcaaactgactgtataatattaattcactttctttatattttctcaattttgagcctgtatacaaataattgaattttccttgtcaatagaaatcctagaataagatgggagagaaacttatctttgtttacctatactgtacaaccaagagttcgtaatactgatttgtatgggggagagtgtctaactctcagtatggcctgtacaaacaccctgtgtaaagttcacctttcatcaaatcacctttactggggggtagaaaactgttgatttgtgttgctgaagaaggtaaagcctttgttctgaaataaggccgaggtgttagggtgtttggtgaatgcattcaagttagacactctccaccttattatgaactcttggtacaacttcaaaggaaaatgaagaaaacatacagatgaatcaataaaatcactacagtaaggtgaattacagactagtgagatcttggttaattaatgacagtggttggagattaagtgtggtagcttcttgttcttgaatatgttgcaaagtggaagtacaaatcaaaatgggatatcaatttcattatgaaaaatttgtatgcataaataatctagcattactatttcatttgtcctccacttaaacatgctacaacagtactagtgtcagtacattggcagtgagtctaccttgaaatttcaactctagagtagatccaacacaggacagcccgcactgtaacaaatacatgtgatcccattgtaatttcatggacctgggaatcacttgaaaatagacgaacaaatttaacctgttttgtttgaagtgaagcatgtgaaatgttacacttaagaaatcctaggattcttagatggtatgtaattaatgtgtgttccatttcaggtctgactagatacattgaaattacacacacatcctggtccaaatcacgtttgcctggtggctacgggcatggtttcacatgcggcttataatagagatttggctgatcttggagttttggcatttagcctgattcaaggctagcagtcagacacatccttgaattgtgcaacagataaaatcagctcactattgaatacggcattagtccactgcaccagctgttaatatataaataactccatgcatagagagataaccatcattaacaattgtgatgaaaagatgtacaacaaaacaaataggcatgtgaaacctcggacagcatgcgaacacaaaaagtagaggactacactgtgggcatggcaaggcaaaaacaacaacaaaaaagactaattactgtaattacaaaaatagaactgtctaatttgtgcaccactctgtacagtttcgtgctagaaaaattctctgagaagcagagatactggcagaggcagcagCATCTAACCATTCCTTAATAATGTGCTTCGAAATCCTTATATCAGCTTGAACAAAGTTTAACAAACTAGATAAATTCTTGATGgaagacacttgaaaatgaccaAGTACCGTGATTTCAATGGTGTCATAATAGTTAGCAATATTTAGGCGATCAAATTCAGCCAACAGCTGCAGATACTCAGTTTTGCTCTGCTTCCTATTGCGAGCAGACTGGATGTGATGGATGGAGTCCAGAGGGCATGTTAGTTCCAACAGAGTGATGGAAGAACTCTGGGAATTATATATTACAATGTCTGGATGGTAGGATGTAatcacttcagtgatgtttgcagaatataccctccttgcggtctgccaaaatatttgctcctcacacgctgcacaaaattcttcaagttttaattcagctggctctttcctgttaccagtatcttcctgcttgctttatttatacactgacttatgacttgaaagaccggcccagactgttttctaaagtctaaataagaaaaacagctcacataaagttcccttccgtatggatgaacatcactgatacagctcatcccacaataatacttcgttgctaatgacaaccaacaaaaacccacaatcgatccgttgaTTCTTTttgtcttatgtttaatcacccactggagatgccactgctaacttataagggaagtttcagcaatggtaagttgcaagcttcaatttgagaaagcgttccgttccgtggtttagtccatcattccgttccgttccgttccgttccgttccgttccgttccgttccgtagaatagtccccaccttaTTGATGCAGTTACTTTATTCTATTAGTAACTAAAGGTTAGATAATTAAATTCATATATAGTGAAGGTTTGAGGTACTTTTACTTTATAGTGTAGCCATAGAAGTAACTGATCCACCTTACCAACAATAGTATATTCACATTCTTGTTGTCAGGTGTTCACATGTTTGGCAATAATATGTAGCCAATATGACTCAGCCAAACATATATGCAAAAGATAACTTACGACTGAGAATACTTTTTAGCTGCAATCCCACTGGTAGTTCAATAAAAGATGACAAAGACTTGGCTTCTGCAAAATTGTAGCAACAATCTTGATTGCTGCACACCTCACAATTTTCTGGAACTTCTGTCAAGCATGCATTACAATAGAAATGGTATTGCACTGGATACTGCAAATCTTGAAATCGCTTTTTAAAATGAAAAAGAGTTGAAGGTATATTATTGGGTGACGGGCAGTGTAGCTTTACAACCTGAAGCAAATCAGCCAAAGCTTCCATGGTTAGATTGTGTTTCATTGCATATTTCATTATAACCACATTGCTGGCTGCTGTTGTGATCAATGAGTCTTTGTACAAAATTTCAGCATGAGCTCCTGACTCATTGATAGAAGGTTCACTATTAGCCGAGCTATTAATGGCTTCACCATCATTTGTGTCATCTTCCTCAAGCTCTAGCTCAGGTTCTGGTACAATTGCCATTAATTCTAGGAATTCAAGGGACTGAGGATGACTGGTAGTTGTCAACTGAAACTCATCATTAGTGATATCAAAACTCGTACCCCTATATGGATCTAAGCTGGAATCATTTGGTAGAGATGTCACAATATTTTGTGATTCTAGCATTACTTCTTCCTCGCTTTCATCACCACAATCAGGAATATTGGGAATTGCTTCTGCAGAATGTTGAAATAGTGAACTTGTATCCTCCTTTAGCTTTTTAGCCCTGTGCCTTGTTGAACGACAGGCAGCAGTTTTTGAAAGTGGATCAGCAAATGAAAAACGTTCATTGTATGAAGACTTCATTATAGGCTGCTCTGTGTACACAAATGTATACATATCAAATGCTACTTAGTTATGCAGTTTTTCATGGCCATATCTCTATTTCAGTGAGTATAGGAGCTAATACTAAAGCAATTATATCACTGTGAAATATGTATAGCTATCATGTATGCAATGTGTAGGTGGaagtgttctataccatatgcgtattttgtaccgtacgcgtatggtatgtaccatacgcgtatggtacataccatacgcgtacggtacgattttccgtaccatacgcgtatggtatagacatacgcgtatggtacgtaccatatgcgtattatgccttttctcagccttgccatcacctagctacgatgggctgtctttacaagcatttctagctgagcaaacttagaacacaacacaataatctgcttactactgagctgtaactataaatttattcatcagcacacatgcacacatgcattttatccttgccatgcatgcccatgcatttcccactatagtcctatactaatgtacctaaatcttatgtacatgatctcactttgtctgcagaactttacataaatggcactgtgcatgtatgctactttatacagtagctatcagaagcatgcagatggtatatttatactcaattataagtgtggataactgataatttacaacagaattgggtaaataagcaaggagagcaattacaacatgcatggtagctagtaagttctaactaaattatacatatatgcatatactgcttgtgcaaagctaataactggaaaaatgaacttcgtaagtgtcatcagttgtgcaacatggctcctcactgtatttgcatttttatatactatgtacactcttcttttgaagatccaatttcttgtttacgtacttttcttgtttatacatatatactgtgtaaatagtatattcatcacactggacctacagcacaaattaatgtggatgttgttaactttaaaaagtacattcagataagagtagctaaacacattgtcttcccatccacaagcatgacagtaagtagcgagtagctatacaacgcacttaacaataataaaacaatgctacttaatatacattcagtactgaactatacattagaactcatatataaactcaccataaaatctctgccatgttatattttcctacttcatctcagcaggcaatgcacatgcctcattcaatagcaaagattcagcgaactacagttttaaaaaaattattgcacaattaattactatgcacatcagtcttagagtatagcatgtctaatattgctataagctacagccatgcagatttacattaatttgcaaactaaaaacattactttctctacagttatatctctttgctacctccctcaatgttattgtatcagcattctccaggtcttcctctgtttgagcaatcattatacattgtacttctcaagctcatctgattaaaattgtctgttcaacacacctttagtgccaccaggcataaatatccatttttaagtggaagctagtgtactaacaaattaaggtaaacaatagattatatgtagcaacaatagaataaaatatttaatgaaataatatatatatatgcctgaaaaaattggctccatttgccaatggatgcaaattatttaatatggttgctatgttgtaaccaatcagaatgcagtatatggataattatatcaaaatcttatgtttatatttagctacaatgctacctctactggcttagcgtttatatcactatgcattccagttatattcattgaaaaatcgtgaatatcaatatgctggcacaattctacagtCTAAAAGAAATCGATGTCTTTTGTCcaaaataatgctttagaagatcaaacttcaaatttcagtttctgagtaagacaaggagcatactgctcttgttttatgttgaagggataattgggcacctttaaacccaaacacattttacaaagttcatatatacaagtatagaaaaacccctagtagagttttgggtaatatcgctctatatagcttttaattattgtactaatctttgactatcttcaggagtatttgtaaacgcataaatattatgtgtgggtattgttctaattgtagggaagtgtaggcagaccatttataggcaaaacagactattgtatataatattattaatcaataactgaaagtacacaataacaactcttacaactacagtatacaacaatattaatgttacaggtatgcataaattacattgtattacatcatgtcacatcattacattacatcattaactctattatagatatgaaggaggagtagcatttgtaataatggcctagtttttgaattttcattgtatcaacaatggatcatgaatccaataagaagcaatatatgtATAGCAATTGCAGCTACAATGTACTgcgtggaagaagaaacaaaaattaaaatttaccatacgttgtcagtgtgtgcagttgctatgcaacagctagataatttgtgactggatttgcaaaaaggtacctttttcacagacaaaatttgacccatgcatattttgaaattcggggtttcataagtttttgaacatataccttataattgcctgCATGCAACTATCCATGagtgcatgtacagtagctactagtatctatctgcattttgatactaagagcaagtttatcagtgtaaggagtcaagtgttacatcattttgtttgctggtatgtaaaatgtgtggaaaaggtaccttttcacaaatctggtcattttaactcaactattctaaagaatgcatacagtataccagcttgtgtactttcaaatcaattacactgtggataaatgaagtcatttattataaaaatgcaagatggaaatccatgacaaataaggcggacgaggcaataaatcagtatgtgcaaaagtcagaagacatcaagaaaataatccacaggtgcttacataaaccatcataattatatgggtgatggctctattgcatgtattttgtggaactgtcagatactttgatgaaatgaaatgttaaacagacaacgagatacattgttatagatcatacaccaatgactatgtataaatcaagacatattatatttaatccccttcctttgatttatacttttcagacttatactatatgcagctaggtgttatcatgtttttcgtaaagcttccaacccagctgattgacc comes from Dysidea avara chromosome 4, odDysAvar1.4, whole genome shotgun sequence and encodes:
- the LOC136252381 gene encoding uncharacterized protein, with the translated sequence MKSSYNERFSFADPLSKTAACRSTRHRAKKLKEDTSSLFQHSAEAIPNIPDCGDESEEEVMLESQNIVTSLPNDSSLDPYRGTSFDITNDEFQLTTTSHPQSLEFLELMAIVPEPELELEEDDTNDGEAINSSANSEPSINESGAHAEILYKDSLITTAASNVVIMKYAMKHNLTMEALADLLQVVKLHCPSPNNIPSTLFHFKKRFQDLQYPVQYHFYCNACLTEVPENCEVCSNQDCCYNFAEAKSLSSFIELPVGLQLKSILSRDKTYHTIHERYHLRNHLDGYYTDVYSGKLYQYHFTSGILNNRNNISLILNTDGIPVFRSSNYSFWPIYLIINELPFNMRIAKENLILAGLWYGTAKPDMGLFMEPLANILKQLYDEGVTVTLPDTSTVLCRAVLLCTTCDLPARAMILNMINFNGFYSCCFCLQPGETYHIAERSFTHVYKYIQENPTGPKRKLTQTVQQMEEASSSNSTIYGFKGPSWLCCIPEYNFIAGMSIDYMHCILLGVTRLLLRLWIPSSNHQELWYIGNQISILDDRLCTIKPPNEIQRTPRSIELTLKFWKAHELRAWLLHYSPAVLYGILPEDYYQHHLLLVEASYLLLQHRISERDIQQSFELLKHYCFLFAALYGERHMTINIHNLLHLPNVVKNLGPLWANSCFPFESANGELLKLFHGSQAVEKQVVRHISEHHKLPGYAKEALQPGSQQEFLFKKMNHSRRKGHNFGKESLLTGKPYDDNLSRNAITLMQKINVTFDNNSNLAFYPHLCLHNNSVISAMAKSRTTKRNNSFLSYTDSNGKLQRGMCQKLFCFKDQPQHQFCLVTKFTLASSQPCNDVVTNAQLQNHFVACEPSFSQQEIILCDTVMEKCVGIDLTSQLGLVFVSDFPNVLETD